A window of Archangium lipolyticum contains these coding sequences:
- a CDS encoding imm11 family protein — protein sequence MTSQTRYYRIFDDVYFPGRWHLRMPVDSKGEGIDTWQFKEGKVLELEGPIRFPVKPAGVALEYSLSMGVPVVHRRVVSLFERLGLEKEVQFISAEVEGQPEPYFIINTLQVIKCIDDARCEEVFYWLPEDNRPDKEGGYRNVRGLKVDPAKIGDANIFRTWGWLVSLVVSERVKLAMEQECITGARFIEV from the coding sequence ATGACCTCGCAGACAAGATATTACAGGATATTCGACGACGTGTATTTTCCAGGGCGTTGGCACCTGAGGATGCCTGTCGATAGCAAGGGCGAGGGGATCGACACCTGGCAGTTCAAGGAGGGAAAAGTCCTGGAGCTCGAGGGCCCCATTCGCTTCCCAGTGAAGCCAGCGGGCGTTGCGCTCGAATACAGTCTCTCCATGGGGGTTCCTGTCGTCCATCGCCGGGTGGTCTCTCTCTTCGAGCGCCTGGGGCTCGAGAAGGAGGTTCAATTCATTTCCGCAGAGGTGGAGGGACAGCCGGAGCCCTATTTCATTATCAACACCCTTCAAGTCATCAAATGCATCGATGATGCCCGATGTGAGGAGGTGTTTTATTGGTTGCCGGAGGACAACCGTCCGGACAAGGAGGGCGGCTATCGGAACGTGCGAGGGCTGAAGGTGGATCCGGCGAAGATAGGGGACGCCAACATCTTCCGCACCTGGGGCTGGCTGGTGTCACTCGTCGTCTCCGAGCGCGTCAAGCTGGCGATGGAGCAAGAGTGCATCA